From Streptomyces qinzhouensis, one genomic window encodes:
- a CDS encoding alpha/beta hydrolase encodes MPTSATAVRSATAHAAALAASLSVLLAAGCSGGDRDRGQHPAAGTTSTASPAAAGEARASDPSGTPGKRSSPGTANPVPPLGKELTGQKPAWKPCPAPSEAEGGGPAPEPPPGGSAWECATLKAPLDYADPGGKTFGLALIRARATDPQKRIGSLIFNFGGPGGSGITTLPAAATDYTALNTRYDLVSFDPRGVGRSTPVTCENDKQLDAFYSLDATPDTAAEITAYSDGLKSYASACKQHSGGELPHLGTLNAARDMDLMRQVLGDDKLYYFGISYGTELGGVYAHLFPEKVGRAVFDAVVDPTKNSEEGSLGQAKGFQLALDNFAQDCVDRGDQCLLAGTTKQEVEGQITELLKRLDQQPVPAGGGRELTQTQALNGIAQSLYSQQFWPLLEQGVDEADGGDGSLLLALSDAMNGRDQNGHYSNSGAAFNAISCVDTKDRYSVAQTKAKLPEFRAASPVFGDYLGWGMLGCTNWPVPGTWEHPDVSAPGAPPIVVIGNTGDPATPYEGARAMVEALGPGVGVEITYRGQGHGAYNATSSCVKGAVDAYLLEGRVPAAGTVCQ; translated from the coding sequence ATGCCGACCTCAGCCACCGCGGTGCGCTCCGCGACCGCGCACGCCGCGGCCCTCGCCGCTTCCCTGTCCGTCCTGCTGGCCGCGGGCTGCTCCGGCGGCGACCGGGACCGGGGGCAGCACCCGGCCGCCGGAACGACCAGTACGGCCTCCCCGGCCGCGGCCGGGGAGGCCCGGGCATCCGACCCGTCCGGCACCCCCGGTAAGCGGAGTTCGCCGGGCACAGCCAACCCGGTACCGCCCCTCGGCAAGGAGCTGACCGGCCAGAAGCCGGCCTGGAAGCCGTGCCCGGCACCCTCCGAGGCCGAAGGGGGCGGCCCCGCGCCCGAACCGCCGCCCGGCGGCTCGGCCTGGGAATGCGCGACCCTCAAGGCACCGCTCGACTACGCGGACCCGGGCGGCAAGACCTTCGGACTCGCCCTGATCCGGGCCCGGGCGACCGATCCGCAGAAACGTATCGGCTCACTGATCTTCAACTTCGGCGGTCCCGGCGGCTCCGGAATCACCACCCTGCCCGCCGCCGCGACCGACTACACCGCCCTCAACACCCGCTACGACCTCGTCAGCTTCGATCCGCGCGGGGTCGGCCGCAGCACCCCCGTCACCTGCGAGAACGACAAGCAGCTCGACGCCTTCTACTCCCTCGACGCCACCCCCGACACCGCTGCCGAGATCACCGCGTACTCGGACGGACTGAAGTCGTACGCCTCGGCCTGCAAACAGCACTCGGGCGGTGAACTCCCCCATCTCGGCACCCTGAACGCGGCCCGCGACATGGACCTGATGCGCCAGGTCCTCGGCGACGACAAGCTGTACTACTTCGGCATCTCCTACGGAACCGAACTCGGCGGGGTGTACGCCCATCTCTTCCCGGAGAAGGTCGGCCGCGCGGTCTTCGACGCGGTCGTCGACCCGACGAAGAACTCCGAGGAGGGTTCACTCGGCCAGGCGAAGGGCTTCCAACTGGCCCTCGACAACTTCGCCCAGGACTGTGTGGACCGCGGCGACCAGTGTCTGCTCGCCGGTACCACGAAGCAGGAGGTCGAAGGCCAGATCACCGAACTGCTGAAACGGCTCGACCAGCAGCCGGTCCCGGCGGGCGGGGGCCGGGAACTGACCCAGACCCAGGCACTGAACGGCATCGCCCAGTCGCTGTACTCGCAGCAGTTCTGGCCGCTGCTGGAACAGGGCGTCGACGAGGCGGACGGCGGTGACGGATCCCTGCTGCTCGCGCTCTCCGACGCGATGAACGGCCGGGACCAGAACGGCCACTACTCCAATTCGGGTGCGGCGTTCAACGCGATCAGCTGCGTCGACACCAAGGACCGCTACTCGGTGGCACAGACCAAGGCGAAGCTCCCGGAGTTCCGCGCGGCCTCGCCGGTCTTCGGGGACTATCTGGGCTGGGGCATGCTCGGCTGCACCAACTGGCCGGTGCCCGGCACCTGGGAGCACCCCGACGTCTCCGCCCCGGGCGCCCCGCCCATCGTGGTGATCGGCAACACCGGTGATCCCGCGACTCCGTACGAGGGTGCCCGGGCCATGGTCGAGGCGCTCGGGCCCGGTGTCGGTGTGGAGATCACCTACCGGGGCCAGGGGCACGGCGCGTACAACGCGACGAGTAGCTGTGTGAAGGGCGCGGTCGACGCCTATCTGCTGGAAGGCCGGGTACCGGCGGCCGGAACGGTGTGTCAGTAG
- a CDS encoding lysylphosphatidylglycerol synthase transmembrane domain-containing protein, whose protein sequence is MRFLGGILAIAVLLAIAAFAQGTTTGLEHDISKGTEQAPVLLVKLAGLVSSIAVLLVPIAFAIERLIKRDGLRIADGVLAAVLAHGITLATDLWVAQAAPDSIQEALTRAQGSGLTDPVHGYLAPVIAYMTAVGMARRPRWRVVLWVVLLLDAFAMLVAGYTTPFSIILTVLLGWTVAYGTLYAVGSPNVRPTGQTLLAGLRHVGFRPVTAMRTEDVPDGTDGGPAEQGDRGRRYLVTLEDGPPLDVTVVDREQQAHGFFYRLWRRLTLRSITTRRSSLQSLRQALEQEALLAYAAIAAGANAPKLIATSELGPDAVILVYEHLGGRSLDALEGTEITDAVVRGAWRQVKALQSRRIAHRRLTGDAILVDRSGKVILTDLRGGEIAAGDLVLRMDVAQLLVTMGLRVGAERAVSGALEVLGPDAVADCLPLLQPIALSRSTRATLRRLARERGEREREAVLEASAAARRARAEASAQANGTAGNTKPGPDTGTDAGTDTDRAAGAPEAGAAHRGPEDSRTTAAASGPPAVTAPAGPGTDQPAKSAPHAERRADKRAVEEALDAAREEDLLTQIRHQVLLIRPQAPVEPVRLERIRPRTLVSLIAGAVAAYFLLSQIAGNNLGADFSSAHWVWVAVAAAFSALSYVAAAMSLLGFVPERVPFPRTVLAQVAGSFVKIVAPAAVGGVALNTRFLQRSGVRPGLAVASVGAAQLFGLGAHILLLLTFGYLTGTEKTPSLSPSRTVIAGLLTVAVLVLVVTAIPFLRKFVSTRLRSLFAGVVPRMLDVLQRPVKLLTGIGGQLLLTFAFVMCLDASIRAFNDGHQPLSYASLAVVFLAGNALGSAAPTPGGVGAVEGALILGLIAAGVPKDVATASVLLYRILTLWLPVLPGWLAFSSLSRKGSL, encoded by the coding sequence ATGCGCTTCCTCGGCGGCATCCTCGCGATCGCCGTCCTCCTCGCCATCGCCGCATTCGCCCAGGGCACCACCACCGGCCTCGAACACGACATCAGCAAGGGCACCGAGCAGGCACCCGTACTGCTGGTGAAGCTGGCCGGACTGGTCTCCTCCATCGCGGTGCTCCTCGTCCCCATCGCCTTCGCGATCGAACGACTGATCAAAAGGGACGGACTGCGGATCGCCGACGGCGTTCTCGCCGCGGTCCTCGCCCACGGCATCACCCTCGCCACCGACCTCTGGGTCGCCCAGGCGGCGCCCGACAGCATCCAGGAAGCCCTCACCCGGGCCCAGGGCAGCGGGCTCACGGACCCCGTGCACGGCTATCTCGCCCCCGTCATCGCCTATATGACGGCCGTCGGAATGGCCCGCAGACCCCGCTGGCGGGTCGTGCTCTGGGTGGTGCTGCTGCTGGACGCCTTCGCGATGCTGGTCGCCGGATACACCACCCCGTTCTCCATCATCCTGACCGTCCTCCTCGGCTGGACCGTGGCGTACGGCACGCTGTACGCGGTCGGCTCGCCCAATGTCCGGCCCACCGGCCAGACCCTCCTGGCGGGTCTGCGCCATGTCGGCTTCCGCCCGGTCACCGCGATGCGCACCGAGGACGTACCCGACGGGACCGACGGCGGCCCGGCCGAACAGGGCGACCGGGGGCGCCGCTATCTGGTGACCCTGGAGGACGGCCCGCCCCTCGACGTCACCGTCGTCGACCGGGAACAGCAGGCGCACGGCTTCTTCTACCGGCTCTGGCGGCGGCTGACCCTGCGCTCCATCACCACCCGCCGTTCCTCCCTCCAGTCGCTGCGCCAGGCACTGGAGCAGGAGGCGCTCCTCGCGTACGCGGCGATCGCCGCCGGGGCGAACGCGCCGAAGCTGATCGCCACCTCCGAGCTGGGCCCGGACGCCGTGATACTCGTCTACGAGCATCTGGGCGGCCGGTCCCTGGACGCCCTGGAGGGCACGGAGATCACCGACGCCGTGGTCCGCGGGGCCTGGCGGCAGGTCAAGGCGCTTCAGTCGCGCCGGATCGCGCACCGCAGGCTGACGGGGGACGCGATCCTGGTGGATCGTTCCGGCAAGGTCATCCTGACCGATCTGCGCGGCGGCGAGATCGCCGCGGGCGATCTGGTGCTGCGGATGGACGTGGCCCAGCTCCTGGTGACCATGGGACTGCGGGTGGGCGCCGAGCGCGCGGTGTCGGGGGCGCTGGAGGTCCTCGGGCCGGACGCGGTCGCCGACTGTCTGCCGCTGCTCCAGCCCATCGCACTCAGCCGCTCCACACGTGCGACCCTGCGGAGACTGGCGCGGGAGCGGGGGGAGCGGGAGCGCGAAGCCGTTCTGGAGGCCTCGGCCGCGGCCCGCCGGGCCCGTGCGGAGGCCTCGGCCCAGGCGAACGGGACGGCCGGGAACACCAAGCCGGGACCGGACACCGGCACGGACGCCGGCACGGACACGGACCGGGCGGCCGGAGCCCCGGAGGCCGGTGCGGCTCACCGCGGCCCGGAGGACAGCCGTACCACCGCCGCGGCATCGGGACCGCCCGCGGTCACCGCCCCCGCCGGGCCCGGTACGGACCAGCCGGCGAAGTCCGCCCCGCACGCGGAACGGCGTGCGGACAAACGCGCCGTCGAGGAGGCGCTCGACGCGGCGCGCGAGGAGGACCTCCTCACCCAGATCCGCCATCAGGTGCTGCTGATCCGGCCCCAGGCCCCGGTGGAGCCCGTCCGGCTGGAGCGGATCCGGCCCCGGACCCTGGTCAGTCTGATCGCGGGCGCCGTCGCCGCGTACTTCCTGCTCTCGCAGATCGCCGGCAACAATCTGGGCGCCGACTTCAGCAGCGCCCACTGGGTGTGGGTGGCGGTCGCGGCCGCGTTCTCCGCGCTGAGCTATGTCGCCGCGGCGATGAGCCTGCTGGGCTTCGTGCCCGAGCGGGTGCCGTTCCCACGGACCGTCCTCGCCCAGGTCGCCGGGTCCTTTGTGAAGATCGTCGCCCCGGCGGCGGTCGGCGGGGTCGCCCTGAACACCCGCTTCCTCCAGCGCTCGGGCGTCCGGCCCGGGCTCGCGGTGGCGAGCGTCGGCGCGGCCCAGCTCTTCGGGCTCGGAGCGCATATCCTGCTGCTGCTGACCTTCGGCTATCTCACGGGAACGGAGAAGACGCCGTCCCTGAGCCCGTCCAGAACGGTGATCGCGGGACTTTTGACGGTCGCGGTGCTGGTGCTGGTGGTGACGGCGATCCCGTTCCTGCGGAAGTTCGTCTCGACCCGGCTGCGGTCGCTGTTCGCCGGGGTCGTACCGCGCATGCTGGACGTGCTCCAGCGGCCGGTGAAGCTGCTCACCGGCATCGGCGGGCAGCTGCTGCTGACCTTCGCCTTCGTGATGTGTCTCGACGCGTCGATCCGGGCGTTCAACGACGGCCACCAGCCGCTGAGCTACGCCAGCCTCGCCGTGGTCTTCCTGGCCGGCAATGCCCTGGGGTCGGCGGCGCCGACACCCGGTGGGGTGGGCGCGGTCGAGGGCGCGCTGATCCTCGGCCTGATCGCGGCGGGCGTGCCGAAGGACGTGGCGACCGCGTCGGTACTGCTGTACCGCATCCTGACCCTGTGGCTGCCGGTGCTGCCGGGCTGGCTGGCGTTCAGCAGCCTGTCGCGCAAGGGCTCCCTCTAG
- a CDS encoding MGMT family protein has translation MEELAEIPDYAERVLEITERIPPGRVMTYGDVAEWLGEGGPRQVGRVMALFGGAVPWWRVVRADGTVLPGHEPEALVHYRTEGTPLRAAPPSADGHVPRIDMRRARWDGAGADADGAGAGGPADSGAAGDGDEPGTGAGGAGGRGPASGSGI, from the coding sequence ATGGAAGAGCTCGCGGAGATCCCCGACTACGCGGAGCGGGTGCTCGAAATCACCGAGCGGATCCCGCCCGGGCGCGTGATGACGTACGGCGATGTCGCCGAGTGGCTCGGCGAGGGCGGCCCGCGTCAGGTCGGCCGGGTGATGGCGCTGTTCGGCGGTGCCGTGCCCTGGTGGCGGGTGGTGCGCGCCGACGGCACCGTGCTGCCGGGGCACGAGCCCGAGGCCCTCGTTCACTACCGCACGGAGGGCACCCCGCTGCGCGCCGCCCCGCCGAGCGCCGACGGCCATGTGCCGCGTATCGACATGCGGCGGGCGCGCTGGGACGGTGCCGGCGCCGATGCGGACGGCGCCGGTGCGGGCGGCCCGGCAGACAGTGGCGCGGCCGGTGATGGTGACGAACCCGGCACCGGCGCCGGTGGTGCGGGAGGCCGGGGCCCGGCCAGCGGCAGCGGTATATGA
- a CDS encoding ATP-dependent helicase, with amino-acid sequence MSSSSTTGRTPYRHQARQGDSPRPSQGRRGRKPGVYRLVRTPLETMDPPLLDAAQRAVVDHEHGPLLVLAGPGTGKTTTLVEAVAARIARGADPERILVLTFSRKAAVELRDRMALRLGGARGPRATTFHSFCYALVRAHQDAELFAEPLRLLSGPEQDVAVRELLAGQIGLEADGLARNEWPDELRACLTTRGFADEVRAVLARSRELGLDPSALKRFADRTGRRDWRAAASFLAEYLDVLDMQGVLDYAELVHRAVLLAESTAPSRSFPHDFPYDAVFVDEYQDTDPSQVRLLRALAGGGRTLVAFGDPDQSIYAFRGADVNGILDFPAAFPRTDGTPAGVAVLTTSRRSREGLLTATRLLTRRMPLTRLPADKVRAHRELAATREGGTVEAYTYPTSSAELDNIADVLRRAHLEDGVPWHDMAVLVRAGSRTIPAVRRALTSAGVPLEIDGADVPLRHEPAVAPLLAALRAVAAPIADRPDADGPADPDTGPTPSAAAPEGAAADGAVQDEAVEGADTAVRDRAVESPEAAVRNRAVPAGEEAGHDGAAPDPAVANGVVPEGDTPAGDGAGPSEGSAAGWLDTETALTLLASPLGGMDAADLRKLGRALRDEERAAGNRLPPPSDLLIARAVAEPERLVVHDPAYARRAQELGALLARARAVLDGGGTAEDALWELWNGTYWPQRLENAVLRGGAAGRNADRDLDAVCALFDTAARAEERTGGRGALNFIEEIEAQDIAADTLSSRETRPDAVRLMTAHRSKGLEWGLVVVAGVQEGLWPDLRRRGSLLEADRIGRDGLAEPLTPGALLAEERRLFYVAATRARDRLVVTAVKAPADDGDQPSRFLTELGIEPVAVAGRPRRPLAVSALVAELRATTVDPGAPPGLRDAAARRLARLAALRDDEGVPLVPSAHPDRWWGLHEPTHSGIPLRDRTRPVALSGSALDQLANVCALQWFLGREVRAEAPATSAQGFGNVIHVLADEVASGRTPADLAVLMERLESVWGGLAFDAPWKSAQEKRNARDALERFLRWHVMDRGGRTPAATERDFDVVLGAGEYEVRIRGSMDRVEKDAEGRAYIVDFKTGKQAPTGDEVARHAQLAVYQLAVREGAVDESFDGRRPLPGGAELVQLRQPAPVKQGGDALPKVQAQPPLEGEWAGELLATAAGRVLDERFTPTSGGHCANCSFRASCSARPEGRQVVE; translated from the coding sequence GTGAGCTCCTCCTCCACCACCGGGCGTACGCCGTACCGGCATCAGGCACGGCAGGGGGATTCCCCGCGCCCTTCCCAGGGACGCCGGGGACGGAAACCGGGTGTCTACCGTCTGGTGCGGACCCCGCTCGAAACCATGGATCCCCCCCTTCTGGACGCCGCCCAGCGTGCCGTGGTTGACCATGAGCACGGCCCCCTGCTCGTGCTCGCGGGCCCCGGTACCGGCAAGACGACCACCCTCGTCGAGGCGGTGGCGGCGCGGATCGCCCGGGGCGCCGACCCCGAGCGCATCCTCGTGCTCACCTTCAGCCGCAAGGCCGCGGTGGAGCTGCGCGACCGGATGGCCCTGCGCCTCGGCGGCGCGCGCGGCCCCCGGGCGACCACCTTCCACTCCTTCTGCTACGCCCTGGTCCGCGCCCATCAGGACGCCGAGCTGTTCGCCGAGCCGCTGCGGCTGCTGTCCGGTCCCGAGCAGGATGTCGCGGTCCGTGAACTCCTCGCCGGACAGATCGGTCTGGAGGCGGACGGCCTCGCCCGCAACGAGTGGCCCGACGAGCTGAGGGCCTGTCTGACCACGCGCGGTTTCGCCGACGAGGTGCGGGCGGTGCTCGCCCGCAGCCGTGAGCTGGGTCTTGACCCGTCCGCGCTGAAGCGGTTCGCCGACCGTACCGGGCGGCGCGACTGGCGGGCGGCCGCGTCCTTCCTCGCCGAGTATCTGGACGTCCTCGATATGCAGGGGGTCCTCGACTACGCGGAGCTGGTCCACCGGGCCGTCCTCCTCGCCGAGAGCACGGCGCCCTCGCGGAGTTTCCCGCACGACTTCCCGTACGACGCGGTGTTCGTCGACGAGTACCAGGACACCGACCCCTCGCAGGTCCGGCTGCTGCGGGCGCTGGCGGGCGGCGGGCGGACGCTGGTCGCCTTCGGCGACCCCGACCAGTCCATCTACGCCTTCCGGGGGGCCGATGTGAACGGCATCCTCGACTTCCCGGCCGCCTTTCCGCGCACCGACGGGACGCCGGCGGGCGTCGCCGTGCTCACCACCTCCCGCCGGAGCCGCGAGGGCCTGCTGACGGCCACCCGCCTGCTGACCCGCCGGATGCCGCTGACCCGGCTGCCCGCCGACAAGGTCCGGGCCCACCGTGAGCTGGCCGCCACCAGGGAGGGCGGCACGGTCGAGGCGTACACCTATCCCACGTCCTCGGCCGAGCTGGACAACATCGCCGACGTCCTGCGCCGGGCCCATCTGGAGGACGGTGTTCCCTGGCACGACATGGCGGTCCTGGTCCGGGCCGGCAGCCGTACGATCCCCGCCGTCCGCCGGGCGCTGACCTCGGCCGGGGTCCCGCTGGAGATCGACGGTGCGGACGTCCCGCTGCGGCACGAGCCCGCGGTCGCCCCCCTGCTGGCGGCGCTGCGGGCGGTGGCGGCCCCGATCGCGGACCGGCCGGATGCGGACGGCCCGGCGGACCCGGACACCGGGCCCACGCCGTCCGCGGCCGCACCGGAGGGCGCCGCCGCGGACGGAGCCGTACAGGACGAGGCCGTAGAAGGTGCCGACACGGCCGTACGGGACCGGGCCGTAGAAAGTCCTGAGGCAGCCGTACGGAACCGGGCCGTACCGGCCGGAGAAGAGGCCGGGCACGACGGGGCCGCCCCGGACCCGGCCGTGGCGAACGGAGTCGTACCGGAAGGGGACACACCGGCCGGGGACGGAGCCGGACCGTCCGAGGGTTCGGCCGCCGGCTGGCTCGACACGGAGACCGCCCTCACCCTCCTCGCCTCCCCCCTCGGCGGTATGGACGCCGCCGACCTGCGCAAACTCGGCCGAGCCCTGCGCGACGAGGAACGCGCCGCGGGCAACCGGCTGCCGCCGCCGTCCGATCTGCTCATCGCCCGTGCCGTCGCCGAACCGGAACGGCTCGTCGTACACGACCCCGCCTATGCGCGCCGTGCCCAGGAACTGGGCGCGCTCCTCGCCCGCGCCCGCGCCGTCCTCGACGGCGGCGGCACCGCCGAGGACGCCCTGTGGGAGCTGTGGAACGGCACGTACTGGCCGCAGCGCCTGGAGAACGCCGTGCTGCGCGGCGGCGCCGCCGGGCGCAACGCGGACCGCGACCTCGACGCCGTATGCGCCCTGTTCGACACGGCGGCGCGCGCCGAGGAGCGCACCGGCGGCCGGGGCGCCCTCAACTTCATCGAGGAGATCGAAGCGCAGGACATCGCCGCCGACACGCTCTCCTCGCGCGAGACCCGCCCCGACGCGGTCCGGCTGATGACCGCGCACCGTTCCAAGGGCCTCGAATGGGGGCTGGTCGTGGTCGCCGGGGTACAGGAGGGCCTCTGGCCCGACCTGCGCCGCCGCGGCTCCCTGCTGGAGGCCGACCGCATCGGCCGTGACGGGCTCGCCGAACCCCTCACCCCCGGCGCCCTCCTCGCGGAGGAGCGCCGGCTCTTCTACGTCGCCGCCACCCGCGCCCGCGACCGGCTCGTCGTCACCGCCGTCAAGGCCCCCGCCGACGACGGCGATCAGCCCTCCCGGTTCCTCACCGAACTCGGCATCGAACCGGTCGCCGTCGCGGGCCGCCCCCGGCGGCCCCTCGCCGTCTCCGCGCTCGTCGCCGAACTGCGGGCCACCACCGTCGACCCCGGGGCCCCGCCCGGGCTCCGCGACGCCGCCGCCCGCCGGCTGGCCCGGCTCGCCGCGCTCCGCGACGACGAAGGGGTGCCGCTGGTCCCGTCGGCCCACCCGGACCGCTGGTGGGGACTGCACGAACCCACCCACAGCGGTATTCCCCTCCGGGACCGCACCCGGCCCGTCGCCCTCTCCGGCAGCGCCCTGGACCAGCTGGCCAACGTCTGCGCCCTCCAGTGGTTCCTGGGCCGCGAAGTACGCGCGGAGGCCCCCGCCACCTCGGCCCAGGGCTTCGGCAATGTGATCCACGTCCTGGCCGACGAGGTCGCCTCCGGCCGTACGCCCGCCGATCTCGCCGTACTGATGGAACGCCTCGAATCGGTCTGGGGCGGCCTCGCCTTCGACGCGCCGTGGAAGTCCGCCCAGGAGAAGCGGAACGCCAGGGACGCCCTGGAACGGTTCCTCCGCTGGCACGTCATGGACCGCGGCGGCCGTACGCCCGCCGCCACCGAGCGCGACTTCGACGTGGTGCTGGGGGCGGGGGAGTACGAGGTACGGATCCGGGGGTCCATGGACCGGGTCGAGAAGGACGCGGAGGGGCGGGCGTACATCGTCGACTTCAAGACCGGGAAGCAGGCCCCGACCGGTGACGAGGTCGCCCGCCACGCACAGCTCGCGGTGTACCAGCTCGCGGTGCGGGAGGGCGCGGTCGACGAGTCATTCGACGGCAGGCGGCCGCTGCCCGGCGGCGCCGAACTCGTCCAGCTGCGGCAGCCGGCACCCGTCAAACAGGGCGGCGACGCCCTGCCCAAGGTCCAGGCGCAGCCGCCCCTGGAAGGCGAATGGGCCGGAGAGCTGCTGGCCACGGCGGCGGGCCGGGTCCTCGACGAGCGCTTCACACCCACCTCGGGCGGCCACTGCGCGAACTGCTCCTTCCGGGCCTCGTGCAGCGCACGGCCCGAGGGCCGCCAGGTGGTGGAGTAA